The proteins below are encoded in one region of Microbacterium pygmaeum:
- a CDS encoding DUF6325 family protein produces MAEFQYGPVELHLVGFEGDRPDPGVIAAIVELIEADIVRLLDFVIVSKAEDGTVTALEIEDETDRYGFGSVELAEIGITGEEDIEELAELIPPGASAAIVAYELVWAKRLAESFAASGGSMLRSERIPAPIVNALVEAAQEEESA; encoded by the coding sequence ATGGCTGAATTCCAATACGGTCCCGTCGAGTTGCACCTCGTCGGGTTCGAGGGCGACCGTCCCGACCCCGGCGTGATCGCCGCCATCGTCGAGCTCATCGAAGCCGACATCGTGCGCCTCCTCGACTTCGTGATCGTCTCGAAGGCCGAGGACGGCACGGTCACCGCCCTCGAGATCGAGGACGAGACCGATCGCTACGGCTTCGGCTCGGTCGAGCTCGCCGAGATCGGCATCACCGGGGAAGAAGACATCGAGGAGCTCGCCGAGCTGATCCCGCCCGGCGCGTCCGCGGCGATCGTCGCCTACGAGCTGGTCTGGGCGAAGCGGCTCGCGGAGAGCTTCGCCGCATCCGGCGGGTCGATGCTGCGCAGCGAGCGCATCCCGGCACCCATCGTGAACGCGCTGGTCGAGGCCGCGCAGGAGGAGGAATCAGCATGA
- a CDS encoding GAP family protein: MGAVIGAVLPLAIGIAISPIPIIAAILMLLSPKAKGTSAGFLLGWIVGIVAAVTVFTLLASILPDSDSDGPKPVHGTIQIVLGALLLFLALRQWRSRPKAGQTAALPKWMSAIDTMNAAKGLGLGFLLAAVNPKNLLMGAGAGTTIGGAGLDVGETVVVIAIFTVIAAASVAVPVLGYLIASRRMAGPLESLRTWLVHNNATVMAVLLLVIGVVLIGKGIAGF; the protein is encoded by the coding sequence ATGGGCGCCGTCATCGGAGCAGTCCTCCCCCTCGCGATCGGCATCGCGATCAGTCCGATCCCGATCATCGCGGCGATCCTCATGCTGCTCTCGCCGAAGGCGAAGGGGACGAGCGCGGGCTTCCTCCTGGGCTGGATCGTCGGCATCGTCGCGGCGGTCACGGTGTTCACCCTGCTGGCCTCCATCCTGCCTGACAGCGACTCGGACGGCCCGAAGCCCGTCCACGGCACGATCCAGATCGTGCTGGGCGCGCTGCTGCTCTTCCTGGCTCTCCGGCAGTGGCGGTCGCGGCCGAAGGCCGGGCAGACCGCGGCGCTGCCGAAGTGGATGTCGGCCATCGACACGATGAACGCGGCGAAGGGCCTCGGGCTCGGGTTCCTGCTGGCCGCCGTCAACCCGAAGAACCTCCTGATGGGCGCGGGTGCCGGCACGACGATCGGCGGCGCCGGTCTCGATGTCGGAGAGACGGTCGTGGTCATCGCGATCTTCACGGTCATCGCCGCGGCGTCGGTCGCCGTTCCCGTCCTCGGGTACCTCATCGCGTCGAGGCGGATGGCCGGCCCGCTCGAGTCGCTGCGGACCTGGCTCGTGCACAACAACGCGACCGTGATGGCGGTGCTGCTGCTCGTGATCGGCGTGGTGCTGATCGGCAAGGGCATCGCCGGCTTCTGA
- a CDS encoding DUF2252 domain-containing protein: MVPTASDTASATIPATPDRADFEGRRAYGRARRIGTPRTSHAVWETPADRADPIALLEEQAESRVPELVPIRHGRMMVSPFTFYRGAALLMAADLARTPKSGLTVQLCGDAHLSNFGLFGSPERRLLFDINDFDETHPGPFEWDLKRLVASFEIAGRHRGFTDEERQQLRLAAARGYRERMIEAAESSVLDAWYDHLDAEQVESWVKAERAASRADKRQVKAVETIVAKARTKDRLRAFSKLVTNDDGEMRIIADPPLIVPVEDVVTDAHEIRNTEATMRGILASYRSTLLVARHPLAEYRYVHMARKVVGVGSVGTRAWIVLLTGRDASDPLFLQAKEARASVLERFLEPSEYASHGERVVRGQRRMQASTDIFLGWRRVRGDGGIERDFYVRQLHDWKGSFDPEVMIPRGALLYARICGETLARAHARSGDRVEIAAYLGRSARFDEAISEFSVAYADQNDADYASFIAAIASGRLEAREGL, from the coding sequence ATGGTTCCGACTGCTTCTGACACCGCGTCCGCGACGATCCCGGCGACGCCGGATCGCGCGGACTTCGAGGGTCGCCGTGCGTACGGCCGTGCGAGGCGCATCGGTACCCCGCGGACCAGTCACGCCGTCTGGGAGACGCCCGCCGACCGAGCCGATCCGATCGCCCTCCTGGAGGAGCAGGCCGAGTCCCGCGTTCCCGAGCTGGTGCCGATCCGGCACGGCCGGATGATGGTCTCGCCCTTCACGTTCTACCGGGGGGCGGCGCTGCTGATGGCGGCGGACCTGGCGCGGACGCCGAAGAGCGGTCTGACCGTGCAGCTGTGCGGCGACGCGCACCTGTCCAACTTCGGGTTGTTCGGCAGCCCGGAGCGGCGCCTGCTGTTCGACATCAACGACTTCGACGAGACGCATCCGGGGCCCTTCGAGTGGGACCTCAAGCGCCTCGTGGCCAGTTTCGAGATCGCCGGCCGGCATCGCGGCTTCACCGACGAGGAGCGTCAGCAGCTCCGCCTGGCCGCCGCACGCGGGTACCGCGAGCGCATGATCGAGGCCGCGGAGTCCTCGGTGCTGGATGCCTGGTACGATCACCTCGACGCGGAGCAAGTGGAGTCGTGGGTCAAGGCGGAACGTGCAGCCTCGCGGGCCGACAAGCGACAGGTGAAGGCCGTCGAGACGATCGTCGCCAAGGCACGCACGAAGGACCGCCTGCGGGCGTTCTCCAAGCTCGTCACCAACGATGACGGCGAGATGCGCATCATCGCGGACCCGCCGCTCATCGTCCCCGTCGAGGACGTCGTCACCGACGCGCACGAGATCCGCAACACCGAGGCGACGATGCGGGGCATCCTCGCCTCCTACCGCTCGACGCTGCTGGTGGCGCGGCATCCGCTCGCGGAGTACAGGTATGTGCACATGGCCAGGAAGGTGGTCGGCGTCGGCAGCGTCGGCACGCGGGCGTGGATCGTGCTGCTCACCGGACGCGATGCCTCGGACCCGCTGTTCCTGCAGGCGAAGGAAGCGCGAGCATCGGTGCTGGAGCGGTTCCTGGAGCCGAGCGAATACGCCTCCCACGGCGAACGCGTGGTCCGCGGCCAACGCCGGATGCAGGCATCCACCGACATCTTCCTCGGCTGGCGGCGCGTCCGCGGCGACGGCGGCATCGAACGCGACTTCTACGTCCGGCAGCTGCACGACTGGAAGGGCTCGTTCGACCCCGAGGTCATGATCCCGCGGGGCGCGCTGCTCTACGCCCGGATCTGCGGAGAGACGCTCGCCCGGGCGCACGCGCGATCCGGCGACCGGGTGGAGATCGCCGCATACCTCGGCCGGTCGGCGAGGTTCGACGAGGCGATCAGCGAGTTCTCGGTGGCCTACGCGGATCAGAACGACGCCGATTACGCCTCGTTCATCGCGGCGATCGCCTCCGGCCGCCTCGAGGCGCGCGAAGGGCTCTGA
- a CDS encoding SulP family inorganic anion transporter, protein MQKPLAGLTRHNLVRESVAGITLLAIAIPLNIGYAQIAGLPPTAGLYALVVPTVIYALVVSSRQLVASPDAAAAALVASSLGGLAVAGSADYTTLALAQAIICGVMFILLAVFKLGFLANFLSKPILVGFVGGLALDILVSQIAKMLGVKIDSGGEFVEKVSGLAVGLGTTNLISLMISIVSVAILLLGKRYLGAIPWALVVLVLGTIIVMVADLDDAGVDVLGAVPAGPPALSWPVIDWTMWLALIPSAMALTLVTTAEGLLVSRSYGEKRHYPTSPNRDLLAFGLGNIAAGASSSFAMGSSTSRTAAMDQAGSRTQLPSLILAVGTLLLLLFGTAVLADIPSPAIGAVVAVAILPLLGIREFIDLWRLDRFEFLVGAVCFLVTLFVGAIPGILVAFVLALINMAKRAANPAIDVLAANDSPTDSLLDDAPSGSVTAPGVIVVRMAAPLFFANGSVFAEAVKGAVVAACEDRVHHLVIDMEAVTDVDVTGAEAFGGLRDWLASNEVTLAFSRVRPDARRRLTRFGILVDETVYPTNRAAVAALTPHMGWPQKLRESLSITRSSN, encoded by the coding sequence ATGCAGAAGCCCCTCGCCGGACTCACGCGCCACAATCTGGTCCGCGAGTCGGTCGCCGGCATCACACTGCTGGCGATCGCGATCCCGCTGAACATCGGCTACGCGCAGATCGCCGGGCTCCCGCCGACGGCCGGGCTGTACGCCCTCGTCGTGCCGACGGTGATCTACGCACTCGTCGTCTCGTCGCGTCAGCTGGTGGCATCACCGGATGCCGCAGCCGCCGCCCTGGTGGCCTCATCGCTGGGCGGACTGGCCGTCGCCGGCTCCGCCGACTACACCACGCTGGCGCTCGCGCAGGCGATCATCTGCGGCGTCATGTTCATCCTGCTCGCGGTGTTCAAACTGGGGTTCCTCGCGAACTTCCTCTCCAAGCCGATCCTCGTCGGATTCGTCGGCGGCCTCGCCCTCGACATCCTGGTCAGCCAGATCGCGAAGATGCTCGGCGTGAAGATCGACTCCGGCGGCGAGTTCGTCGAGAAGGTCTCCGGACTCGCGGTCGGGCTGGGCACGACGAACCTGATCTCTCTGATGATCTCGATCGTCAGCGTCGCGATCCTGCTCCTGGGCAAGCGCTACCTCGGCGCGATCCCATGGGCACTGGTGGTCCTCGTGCTGGGCACCATCATCGTCATGGTCGCCGACCTCGACGACGCCGGCGTCGACGTGCTGGGCGCCGTCCCGGCCGGCCCGCCGGCGCTGAGCTGGCCGGTCATCGACTGGACGATGTGGCTCGCCCTGATTCCCTCGGCGATGGCCCTCACCCTCGTGACCACGGCCGAAGGGCTGCTCGTCTCGCGATCGTACGGCGAAAAGCGCCACTACCCGACCTCACCGAACCGGGACCTGCTCGCCTTCGGCCTGGGCAACATCGCCGCCGGAGCCAGCAGCAGCTTCGCGATGGGATCCTCGACCTCGCGCACCGCGGCCATGGATCAAGCCGGTTCCCGCACCCAGCTGCCCTCGCTCATCCTGGCTGTCGGCACCCTGCTGCTGCTCCTGTTCGGCACGGCCGTGCTCGCCGACATCCCCTCGCCCGCCATCGGAGCAGTGGTCGCGGTCGCGATCCTGCCGCTGCTGGGCATCCGCGAATTCATCGACCTCTGGCGGCTGGATCGCTTCGAGTTCCTCGTCGGCGCCGTGTGCTTCCTCGTCACCCTCTTCGTCGGCGCGATCCCCGGCATCCTCGTCGCGTTCGTCCTGGCCCTGATCAACATGGCCAAGCGCGCGGCCAACCCCGCCATCGACGTGCTCGCCGCGAATGACAGCCCGACCGACTCGCTGCTGGACGACGCCCCATCAGGGTCGGTGACCGCACCGGGCGTGATCGTCGTCCGGATGGCGGCACCCCTGTTCTTCGCCAACGGCAGCGTGTTCGCCGAGGCGGTCAAAGGCGCCGTCGTCGCCGCCTGCGAGGACCGCGTGCACCATCTGGTGATCGACATGGAAGCCGTCACCGACGTCGATGTCACCGGCGCCGAGGCGTTCGGGGGCCTGCGGGATTGGCTCGCCTCGAACGAGGTCACCCTCGCCTTCAGCCGCGTCCGACCGGACGCCCGCAGGCGCTTGACCCGGTTCGGCATCCTCGTCGACGAGACGGTCTATCCGACCAACCGCGCGGCCGTGGCGGCGCTCACTCCGCACATGGGCTGGCCGCAGAAGCTCCGCGAGTCCCTCTCCATCACCCGAAGCAGCAACTAG
- a CDS encoding SHOCT domain-containing protein, giving the protein MIRRFGRPGLLGLAARTAVVAGTATAVSGGMQRHQQEKAQNQYEQQQYEASQQQAQIDAAAQAAAAQYAAPAAPPAPAGGLDLVGELQKLASLKDAGVLSDAEFAAAKAKLLG; this is encoded by the coding sequence ATGATCCGACGATTCGGACGCCCGGGCCTTCTGGGGCTTGCCGCACGCACCGCTGTCGTGGCCGGCACCGCCACGGCCGTCAGCGGCGGCATGCAGCGCCACCAGCAGGAGAAGGCGCAGAACCAGTACGAGCAGCAGCAGTACGAAGCATCGCAGCAGCAGGCCCAGATCGATGCTGCCGCGCAGGCCGCAGCCGCGCAGTACGCCGCACCGGCCGCGCCCCCGGCACCAGCCGGCGGCCTCGACCTGGTCGGCGAGCTGCAGAAGCTCGCCTCCCTCAAGGATGCCGGCGTGCTCAGCGACGCGGAGTTCGCCGCCGCGAAGGCGAAGCTGCTGGGCTGA